The following proteins come from a genomic window of Sebaldella sp. S0638:
- a CDS encoding SDR family oxidoreductase, with protein MKKCYCCQNIIEFSHNVYLDMCPECGDMNFYNRNKSEDLTGYIALVTGARIKIGYYTALRLLRNGAEVIVTSRFPYSALQEYQKEEDYKLWAERLHIKHLDMLDFNEIHYFLESLYKEFEHLDILINNAALTVKDEKGYLEQIEIERKLYLEDKDKLIPLNHTLGKIENLLQNTSIENFYGENNKNNWVKYSQDISIRDLLEVQIINSVGPYLLTTALKNLLEAGSHKNKFVINVSSIEGKFNIKRKSSAHPHTNMAKAALNMMTKTLSREYRKSDIVLYSVDPGWVSNQFPAEWNNEIRKMPLDFYDSAARITHPVFEWKDTEKPVTGVFLKDYKLSEW; from the coding sequence ATGAAAAAATGTTATTGCTGTCAGAATATAATAGAATTTTCTCACAATGTTTATCTGGATATGTGTCCTGAATGCGGGGATATGAATTTTTATAACAGAAATAAATCAGAAGATCTGACGGGTTATATTGCATTAGTAACCGGTGCAAGAATAAAAATCGGATATTACACAGCTTTAAGATTGCTGAGAAACGGAGCAGAAGTAATTGTGACCAGTCGTTTTCCATACAGTGCATTACAAGAGTATCAAAAGGAAGAAGATTATAAACTGTGGGCTGAAAGACTGCATATAAAGCATCTGGATATGCTGGATTTTAATGAAATTCATTATTTTCTGGAATCGTTGTATAAAGAATTTGAACATTTGGATATTTTGATAAATAATGCAGCTTTAACGGTAAAAGATGAGAAGGGTTATTTAGAACAGATAGAAATAGAAAGAAAGTTGTATTTAGAAGATAAGGATAAACTGATTCCTCTGAATCATACTTTGGGGAAAATAGAGAATCTGCTTCAAAATACGTCTATTGAAAATTTTTATGGTGAAAATAATAAGAATAATTGGGTAAAGTACAGTCAGGACATATCGATAAGAGACCTGCTGGAAGTACAGATAATAAATAGTGTAGGACCTTATCTGCTTACCACTGCACTAAAAAATCTTTTGGAGGCAGGCAGTCATAAAAATAAATTCGTCATAAATGTTTCGTCAATAGAGGGGAAATTTAATATAAAAAGAAAATCTTCAGCACATCCGCATACTAATATGGCAAAAGCTGCCCTGAATATGATGACAAAGACTCTGTCAAGGGAATATAGAAAATCGGATATTGTTTTATACAGCGTAGACCCGGGCTGGGTATCAAACCAGTTTCCCGCGGAATGGAATAATGAAATAAGAAAAATGCCGCTGGATTTTTATGATAGTGCAGCAAGGATAACACAT
- a CDS encoding flavodoxin — protein MKKIRVLLITLIALVLFISCNADTTAANMADKNQNSTGKGKILIVYFSHSGTTKTAAELIQKNVGGDILEIKLADEYPADYGLLTERVQEEQDKHILPALSTKIDNINTYDTIFIGHPIWRGTIPPPVLTFLSEYDLSGKTVVPFYTSESGTFGNSMTELKKLAPNAKVLENLIIQSSNINNADNAIKEWLVKLKML, from the coding sequence ATGAAAAAAATACGTGTACTATTAATAACATTAATTGCATTGGTGTTATTTATATCCTGTAATGCTGACACTACAGCAGCTAATATGGCAGATAAGAACCAAAACAGCACAGGAAAAGGAAAGATTCTTATAGTTTATTTTTCTCATTCAGGAACTACAAAAACAGCAGCAGAGCTGATACAGAAAAATGTTGGCGGAGATATTCTTGAAATCAAGCTTGCAGATGAATATCCCGCTGATTACGGTCTGCTTACTGAAAGGGTTCAGGAAGAACAGGATAAACATATTCTTCCGGCGTTAAGTACAAAAATTGATAATATAAATACATATGATACTATTTTTATAGGTCATCCTATATGGAGAGGAACTATACCGCCTCCGGTTCTTACATTTTTAAGTGAGTATGATCTGTCAGGAAAAACAGTAGTTCCTTTTTATACAAGCGAGAGCGGTACTTTTGGAAACAGTATGACAGAACTGAAAAAATTAGCTCCAAATGCTAAAGTTCTTGAAAACCTTATTATTCAATCATCAAATATAAATAATGCTGATAATGCAATAAAAGAATGGCTTGTTAAATTGAAAATGTTATAA